A segment of the Cohnella algarum genome:
GATTGCCGATGCGGGCGGCGGGTTCGAGGTGCTCGCGATCGAGGATTTGCCCGACGGAGACGAACACGGACCGCGCGGGATCGGCGAAATCGGTTCGGTCGGGCTCGCTCCGGCGATCGCCCAGGCGGTGTTCGACGCGGTCGGCAAACGCGTCCGCAAGCTGCCGATCGATCCCGAGCAGCTGCAGGAACAGCCGAATTTTTTGCCGAAGGCGGTGGAACTTCGATGAGCGACGCAATTCGCCGGGCCACGGCGGAAACTTTTATACTGGAATGCGAGATTAACGGACAGAACGCAGCGCTTGACGTCGCCCCGGCCGAGCGGCTCCTTTCCGTTTTGCGGGACGGCCTCGGGCTTACCGGAACGAAGCGTTCCTGCGAAATCGGCCGCTGCGGCGCCTGCATGGTGCTGATCGACGGCCAACCGGTCAATTCGTGCCTGACGATGGCCTACCAATGCGCAGGCAAAAAAATTACGACGATCGAAGGGCTCTCTTCGGAAAACGGCCTGAACGCCGTGCAGAAGAGTTTTTTGGAGGAAGGCGGCTATCAATGCGGCTACTGCACGCCCGGCATGGTCGTGACCGTTACGGCGCTGCTTCGCGAAAATCCGCGCCCGACGGCGGAGGACATCGAAGAAGCGCTGTCGGGCAATATTTGCCGCTGCACGGGATACGCGGGCATTCTCCGCTCGGTCC
Coding sequences within it:
- a CDS encoding (2Fe-2S)-binding protein, with amino-acid sequence MSDAIRRATAETFILECEINGQNAALDVAPAERLLSVLRDGLGLTGTKRSCEIGRCGACMVLIDGQPVNSCLTMAYQCAGKKITTIEGLSSENGLNAVQKSFLEEGGYQCGYCTPGMVVTVTALLRENPRPTAEDIEEALSGNICRCTGYAGILRSVRKAMGASGEGGATA